A part of Cannabis sativa cultivar Pink pepper isolate KNU-18-1 chromosome 6, ASM2916894v1, whole genome shotgun sequence genomic DNA contains:
- the LOC133039183 gene encoding uncharacterized protein LOC133039183: MASEHKDCDGGIRCPCVRCINSRFEKIDRVRAHVFDRGFMQGYEKWIYHGEPEDAVVDVAVADVESEDEMIPILEDFFPSTTEEPQGEDEQPTTNPEFDDLFEEIEAELYPGCDWISSLNFLAKLLHLKVRGKIPNNIFEELLKLLKFAFPKENNIPSTYYEAKKRLKKLGLGYDNIDENASKEACPVCGTSRWVTSENGKGKKVPCKVMRYFPLTPRLKRLYSSRITAKSMIWHHTGKSKDDGVLRHPVDGLAWKDFDAKHPEFARDPRNVRLGLAADGFNPFGNMSLAYSMWPVVLANYNLPPWLCMKDNYFLLSTLIPGAKSPGKDMDIFLRPLVDELKELWNNGVATRDSSTNSMFTMRAALLWTVNDFPARSSLSGWSGQGYKACPTCNEGTTSIRVIGKTSYVGHRRFLPSNHAMRRDTRFDGKVERRPPPRRFTCEEILSQVNALEPQIPGHHENFGGVKRRRVAENCNWRKKSIFYELEYWSTNILKHNIDVMHVEKNVCDSLLGTILDNDKSKDTTNARHDLKKMGIRESLWIYEDGNGRLMKPHAPYVLTREKRQLFCQLLKE; this comes from the exons ATGGCATCAGAACATAAGGATTGTGATGGAGGAATACGATGTCCTTGTGTGAGATGTATAAATagtaggtttgaaaaaatagataggGTTAGAGCACACGTATTTGATCGAGGTTTTATGCAAGGATATGAGAAATGGATTTATCACGGGGAGCCTGAGGATGCCGTCGTTGATGTAGCAGTTGCCGATGTTGAATCAGAGGATGAAATGATTCCTATTTTAGAAGACTTCTTTCCCTCGACAACTGAGGAACCACAAGGAGAAGATGAACAACCAACCACAAACCCAGAATTTGATGACTTATTTGAGGAAATTGAAGCTGAATTGTATCCCGGTTGTGATTGGATTTCATCTCTTAACTTTTTAGCAAAGCTATTGCATTTAAAAGTTAGGGGAAAAATTCCTAATAACATCTTTGAAGAATTATTGAAGCTTTTAAAGTTTGCGTTTCCGaaggaaaataatattccaTCAACTTACTACGAGGCAAAAAAGAGATTGAAGAAATTAGGCTTGGGTTATGATAATATCGAT GAAAATGCATCCAAGGAGGCTTGTCCAGTTTGCGGAACTAGTCGTTGGGTTACTTCCGAGAACGGGAAAGGAAAAAAAGTTCCTTGCAAAGTCATGCGATACTTTCCGTTGACACCTCGACTTAAAAGATTATATAGTTCGAGGATTACAGCGAAAAGCATGATATGGCATCATACtggaaaatcaaaagatgatggGGTGTTGCGACACCCGGTCGATGGTTTAGCTTGGAAAGACTTTGATGCAAAACATCCCGAGTTTGCAAGGGACCCAAGAAATGTTCGACTTGGGTTAGCTGCTGATGgatttaatccatttggcaacatgagtcTTGCATACAGCATGTGGCCAGTGGTGTTGGCTAACTATAATCTACCACCTTGGTTATGTAtgaaagataattattttttgctcTCTACCCTAATTCCtggtgcaaaatctccaggtaaagacatggatatatttttaagaCCTTTGGTGGATGAATTAAAGGAGTTGTGGAATAATGGGGTAGCAACGAGAGATAGTTCGACCAACTCGATGTTCACCATGCGTGCTGCGCTTTTGTGGACAGTGAATGATTTTCCTGCTCGTAGTAGCTTGTCTGGGTGGAGTGGTCAAGGTTACAAAGCTTGCCCTACTTGTAATGAAGGCACGACGTCCATTCGAGTGATCGGGAAGACATCATATGTTGGTCATCGAAGGTTCTTGCCAAGTAACCATGCAATGAGAAGGGATACTCGATTTGATGGTAAAGTTGAAAGAAGACCTCCTCCAAGACGATTTACTTGTGAAGAAATATTATCACAAGTTAATGCTCTCGAACCCCAAATTCCCGGACATCATGAAAATTTTGGGGGCGTGAAACGTAGAAGAGTTGCAGAAAATTGTAATTGgaggaaaaaaagtattttctacGAGTTGGAGTATTGGAGCACGAATATTTTAAAACACAACATTGATGTGATGCATGTTGAGAAGAATGTGTGTGATAGTCTCCTAGGAACCATCTTGGATAATGATAAATCAAAGGACACAACCAATGCGCGCCATGATTTAAAGAAGATGGGTATTAGGGAATCGTTGTGGATTTATGAAGATGGGAATGGGAGGCTAATGAAACCGCATGCTCCTTATGTTTTGACTCGTGAGAAAAGACAACTTTTTTGTCAGTTATTAAAGGAATAA
- the LOC133039184 gene encoding uncharacterized protein LOC133039184, whose product MELIFPPAFFDIMIHLVLHLPEEAILGGPVFMRWMYPFERYMKKLKNYVGNKARPEGSIAEGYVADEAVTFCSMYFKGCETRFNRLDRNEDAPSVCRYLSVFNSQSRPLTSGLIKPLDHISREKAEWYILQNSPEIQAYLDEHLDKIRHEYPNGNHDVLHRQTFRPWFHKKIYELHKLGTLQNGDELLALASGSDYLATFYEGCVVNGVRFIASKRDQKRKTQNSGVTVFLELKVSLFECKWYNTNPLRKKTITENNITSINTRGYWYQDEPYILANQAKQVFYLEDPLRGRDWKVVEDISHRQIWDITDNEDETDVDVVSDSNSANFVLTVDLGELIMQSNEPPVIVESSDQLVDSEIENNELDENYVAEEVDDLLVEHVEDENVNLVNDGNDSDSSV is encoded by the exons ATGGAATTGATTTTTCCTCCAGctttttttgacataatgatACACTTGGTATTGCATTTGCCTGAAGAAGCGATATTGGGTGGCCCGGTCTTTATGAGATGGATGTATCCTTTTGAAAGgtacatgaaaaaattgaagaattatGTGGGAAATAAGGCACGTCCTGAAGGGTCAATTGCAGAAGGTTATGTTGCTGATGAGGCAGTAACCTTTTGTTCAATGTACTTTAAAGGGTGTGAAACAAGATTTAATCGGCTTGATCGAAATGAAGATGCGCCTTCTGTTTGTCGCTATCTCTCAGTTTTTaattctcaatctcgtcctttAACTAGCGGACTTATCAAGCCTCTTGATCATATCAGTCGTGAAAAAGCTGAGTGGTACATTCTTCAAAATTCTCCTGAAATCCAAGCTTACTTAGA TGAACATTTggacaagatcaggcatgaataTCCTAATGGTAATCACGATGTCTTGCATAGGCAAACTTTCCGTCCGTGGTTTCATAAGAAG ataTATGAGTTGCACAAGCTTGGAACTTTACAAAATGGTGATGAGTTACTCGCTCTCGCTTCCGGGTCCGATTACTTAGCAACATTTTACGAAGGTTGTGTAGTGAATGGTGTTCGGTTTATTGCATCAAAGCGAGACCAAAAGCGGAAGACACAAAATAGTGGTGTTACCGTATTCTTGGAACTGAAGG TGTCATTGTTTGAATGTAAATGGTATAACACTAATCCATTAAGAAAGAAGACAATCActgaaaataatataactagTATAAATACTCGTGGATATTGGTATCAAGATGAACCGTACATCCTTGCTAACCAGGCGAAGCAAGTTTTCTATCTTGAAGATCCACTCAGAGGTCGCGATTGGAAGGTTGTTGAAGATATTAGCCATCGACAAATTTGGGACATTACTGACAACGAAGATGAGACTGATGTAGATGTTGTTAGTGATTCTAACTCTGCCAATTTTGTGTTGACAGTTGATCTTGGAGAGTTGATTATGCAATCGAATGAACCTCCAGTAATTGTTGAATCATCCGATCAGTTAGTGGATTCTGAGATAGAGAATAATGAACTTGATGAAAATTATGTTGCTGAAGAAGTAGATGATTTACTAGTTGAACATGTGGAGGATGAAAATGTAAACTTAGTGAATGATGGAAATGATAGTGATTCTTCAGtgtaa
- the LOC133038805 gene encoding uncharacterized protein LOC133038805, which translates to MKYPTTQGTKSLASIRHGMGGPPGEHVVEAWKEIHVKKPSGTFVNELAAKDYEELIKELDRKRLERQSQSDTGTESESDTGYQFDVMETILGQRSDYQRGVGKRLKGKGKKPIPQTQSTVPPQPTTEMMSTVADIFSAMRATWGVI; encoded by the exons atgaaatatccaacaacGCAAGGCACAAAATCGTTGGCGTCCATACGCCACGGAATG GGGGGTCCTCCTGGAGAGCATGTAGTTGAAGCATGGAAGGAGATCCATGTGAAAAAACCGTCTGGAACTTTCGTTAATGAATTAGCTGCAAAAGATTAT gAGGAACTGATCAAGGAGCTTGATAGGAAGCGACTGGAACGACAATCCCAGAGCGATACTGGGACTGAATCTGAATCTGATACTGGTTATCAGTTTGACGTTATGGAAACAATTCTAGGCCAAAGATCTGACTATCAAAGAGGCGTGGGTAAAAGGCTCAAGGGCAAAGGAAAGAAACCAATCCCTCAAACTCAATCAACGGTGCCTCCCCAACCAACTACTGAAATGATGAGCACTGTGGCAGATATATTCTCAGCTATGCGTGCCACTTGGGGGGTAATTTGA
- the LOC133039185 gene encoding uncharacterized protein LOC133039185, with protein sequence MTFLKSAPVLKIKQKGGTPATSPVVAQKRKSDVMTSLAADSSKKLAKTTQDKGKKVVIDSPVRARDFLAMQEKLLAEIPYEDLASRSTELAVQSMALFMKAAATPSKETDSLKRQNVHFQENIKKLKQEVARMEELNKAKEKGLEEVNRAKEQVELELKKSQDTIAEMARDLEAEKESGKKQYDQAVSDYIYTTLSKVPDFDFSLLGAEAAEMAEAFRAMSPTQTQGNLPDETEGVQAEEVENEVVSKIADEAAPDETTPIAPGV encoded by the coding sequence ATGACTTTCttgaagtctgcccctgtcctgaagatcaagcaaaagggtggaacaccagcgacttcgccggtcgttgcccagaagaggaagagcgatgtgatgaCTTCGCTTGCTGCAGATTCCTCCAAGAAGTTGGCTAAGACTActcaggacaaggggaagaaagtcgtcatcGACTCTCCTGTTCGTGCTCGCGATTTTCTGGCCATGCAGGAAAAATTACTGGCTGAGATTCCTTACGAGGATCTTGCTTCTCGATCTACTGAACTGGCCGTGCAATCCATGGCTTTGTTCATGAAAGCCGcggctactccttcgaaggaaactgattcgctgaagaggcagaacgtCCATTTTCAAGAGAACATAAAGAAGCTGAAGCAGGAGGTGGCGAGGATGGAGGAGCTTaacaaggccaaggagaaggGACTCGAGGAAGTCAACAGGGCAAAAGAACAGGTGGAGCTCGAGCTCAAGAAGTCGCAGGACACGATCGCTGAGATGGCTCGCGActtggaggctgagaaagagagTGGGAAGAAACAGTACGATCAGGCCGTGTCTGACTACATTTACACTACTCTTTCCAAGGTCcctgacttcgacttctcgctgCTTGGAGCCGAAGCTGCAGAAATGGCTGAAGCCTTTCGCGCGATGTCTCCTACCCAGACTCAGGGTAACCTTCCTGATGAAACCGAGGGAGTACAGGCTGAAGAGGTCGAGAATGAAGTCGTGAGCAAGATTGCAGACGAGGCTGCTCCTGATGAGACTACTCCCATTGCTCCAGGCGtttga